A single Candidatus Poribacteria bacterium DNA region contains:
- a CDS encoding tetratricopeptide repeat protein: MSVVIKVFNRCIVGVLTLGMLGCGCLFPSTPNTLPNLYVELYSEANDLQHIGEYSAAIKKYEEVFKIRPRPTKIIDVRFPALLKYNIAFCYAKLAEAEGDAPLYIKAEAAIRESYQTAILPDHQARILYLWGYILFKQGRYEEASSKFKSISVPRSSQYGDTARLMWNSSYALGKAYLGLDDETAARQAFRQLDSQIDAFLQDDGWPPTVGRHILYALGKAYLELGDETAARRVFTMHEALFYTDPEEDHPHTGDEVLYAFGKAYLELGDEAAARLAFTQLEALIKTYPHPWYLYVRTEVLYGLGKAYLELGDEAAARRVFAQVEEFINTYFQKGRSYIGPEVLYGLGKTYLELGDEAAARLAFTRLLKDYPNTSYKAEVKKLLKNQ; encoded by the coding sequence ATGTCCGTTGTAATAAAAGTTTTCAACAGGTGTATTGTTGGCGTTCTTACGCTGGGGATGCTCGGGTGTGGCTGTCTTTTTCCGTCTACGCCGAACACGCTGCCGAATTTGTACGTGGAACTGTACAGTGAAGCGAACGACCTACAACATATTGGTGAATACAGCGCGGCTATTAAGAAGTATGAAGAAGTCTTTAAAATTCGTCCTCGCCCCACCAAGATCATTGATGTCAGATTTCCAGCTTTACTCAAATACAATATCGCTTTTTGCTACGCTAAATTGGCAGAAGCAGAAGGAGACGCACCCCTCTATATCAAAGCCGAGGCGGCGATCAGAGAAAGTTACCAAACTGCGATACTTCCGGACCATCAAGCACGTATCCTCTATCTTTGGGGGTACATTCTTTTCAAGCAGGGACGGTACGAGGAAGCCAGTTCCAAATTTAAGTCAATATCCGTCCCACGTTCAAGCCAGTACGGAGACACTGCTCGCCTGATGTGGAACAGTTCATACGCGCTCGGTAAAGCATATCTCGGACTGGATGATGAAACCGCCGCACGGCAAGCATTTCGGCAACTGGATTCGCAAATTGATGCTTTCCTGCAAGATGATGGCTGGCCCCCAACCGTTGGAAGGCATATCTTATATGCGCTGGGTAAAGCGTATCTGGAGTTAGGCGATGAAACTGCTGCGCGACGCGTATTTACCATGCATGAAGCACTATTTTATACCGACCCGGAGGAAGATCACCCGCATACCGGCGATGAGGTTTTGTATGCCTTTGGTAAAGCGTATCTGGAGTTAGGCGATGAAGCCGCCGCACGATTGGCATTTACGCAGCTTGAGGCACTTATTAAGACCTATCCGCATCCTTGGTACCTTTATGTTAGGACAGAAGTTTTATATGGGTTGGGGAAAGCATACCTCGAACTTGGAGATGAAGCCGCCGCACGACGGGTATTTGCTCAAGTTGAAGAATTCATTAATACCTATTTTCAGAAGGGACGATCCTATATTGGACCTGAGGTCCTATATGGGTTGGGGAAAACATATCTCGAACTCGGAGATGAAGCCGCCGCACGATTGGCATTTACGCGGCTCCTGAAGGACTACCCCAACACGTCCTACAAGGCTGAGGTGAAAAAATTGCTTAAAAATCAGTAG
- a CDS encoding DUF1493 family protein translates to MEFVKSVILVVFGVLFLFFGVTFLLWGLCVVISAVLYVATRLFYALFSLMECPHCSKGTKKNAIRCSRCGSSLIEEEPQEELNPELYARVKTFVAEFWSTSAEKLNPNTLLADDLGIAGDDGYELLEAFCEEFEIQNMCEIDASEYFGTEGCNPFEIYVMLYYWIFDKEKFDNYGTDTSLTLRDLVKSAEAKRWMHPEAR, encoded by the coding sequence ATGGAATTTGTTAAGTCTGTTATTCTTGTTGTTTTCGGTGTGTTGTTTCTGTTTTTCGGTGTTACTTTTCTTCTTTGGGGCTTGTGTGTGGTCATTTCTGCTGTTTTGTATGTGGCGACTCGGCTTTTCTACGCGCTTTTCTCGCTAATGGAATGCCCTCACTGTTCAAAAGGGACTAAAAAAAACGCTATCAGATGTTCACGCTGTGGGAGTTCCCTGATAGAAGAAGAGCCTCAAGAGGAACTAAATCCTGAACTTTATGCTCGCGTCAAAACTTTCGTAGCGGAATTCTGGTCTACATCAGCGGAAAAACTCAATCCAAACACGCTGTTGGCGGACGATTTAGGGATAGCCGGTGACGATGGCTATGAACTCCTTGAGGCGTTTTGTGAGGAATTCGAGATCCAAAATATGTGCGAGATTGACGCTTCGGAATATTTCGGTACGGAGGGATGTAACCCATTTGAGATATATGTTATGCTCTACTACTGGATATTTGACAAAGAAAAATTTGACAATTACGGTACTGATACGTCACTGACCTTGCGCGATTTAGTGAAATCGGCTGAAGCGAAAAGATGGATGCACCCGGAAGCAAGGTGA
- the rpsT gene encoding 30S ribosomal protein S20 encodes MHRQSAKKHARADKAKQIRNRHRKATLRTVLKQTETALEEGNVDQAQELCKTVVSLLDRAASKGVIKKGTANRQKSRLTRKLHTLTAAAA; translated from the coding sequence TTGCATCGACAATCTGCAAAGAAACACGCACGTGCGGATAAAGCGAAACAGATACGCAACCGCCACCGCAAAGCAACACTGCGAACCGTACTCAAACAGACAGAAACCGCACTTGAGGAAGGCAATGTTGATCAGGCACAAGAGTTGTGCAAAACCGTAGTAAGCCTCTTGGATAGAGCTGCAAGTAAAGGTGTTATTAAAAAAGGGACAGCAAATCGTCAGAAGTCTCGGCTCACCCGTAAGTTGCATACGCTCACCGCGGCAGCAGCGTAA
- the rsmB gene encoding 16S rRNA (cytosine(967)-C(5))-methyltransferase RsmB, which produces MNAREVALECLLTLSHSSTSIASVVDGAFGRHAVEGRERRFINGLVYGVIRWQKQLDWVLDRFINPRFQLDARHRNILRLGAFQLLHLDGIPAHAAIFETVQLATSHLRRNSGRKTAGFINAVLRSVQREGATLTYPLLDANPTEHISFSLSYPTWLVKRWLETRGVAWTLAFCRASNQIAPLALRVNTLLTKREEACESLAASGIAATASKIAPDGVVLESRAITAFDTAGDQTLKDILNRADIYAQDESAMLVARLLSPENAEFIVDLCAAPGGKTTHLAHLMGNAGKIIAVDVSAEKVAVLEKNCRRVGACNVKTRVLDATKAGLSFMKTADAVLIDAPCSGFGTLRRHPDIRWNKTFEQLRALSEIQYNLLKNAARYIKPGGILVYSTCSIEPIENEKVVQRFLADFPMWTIENAKGFLPDVPPSVITPQGFVQTFPHEHGVDGAFAARLRREI; this is translated from the coding sequence ATGAACGCCCGCGAAGTCGCCTTAGAATGCTTACTAACCCTCTCGCACAGCAGTACATCAATCGCATCTGTCGTTGACGGTGCATTCGGACGGCACGCTGTTGAAGGACGCGAACGCCGTTTCATTAATGGACTCGTCTACGGTGTTATCCGTTGGCAGAAACAGTTGGATTGGGTGCTGGATCGGTTTATCAATCCGAGATTTCAATTGGACGCGCGCCATCGCAATATCCTGCGACTCGGCGCGTTTCAGCTGCTACACCTCGATGGTATACCCGCGCACGCCGCTATTTTTGAAACCGTCCAACTCGCGACTTCCCATTTACGACGCAACAGCGGACGGAAAACCGCGGGGTTTATCAACGCAGTTCTCCGTTCCGTGCAACGCGAAGGCGCGACACTCACCTATCCACTGCTTGATGCGAACCCCACCGAACATATTTCGTTTTCGTTGTCCTATCCGACGTGGTTAGTGAAGCGATGGCTTGAGACACGTGGCGTTGCGTGGACGTTGGCGTTCTGTCGTGCCAGCAACCAGATCGCGCCGCTCGCACTCCGTGTGAATACCCTCCTAACAAAACGTGAAGAAGCTTGCGAATCGTTAGCAGCAAGCGGCATCGCCGCGACCGCCTCCAAAATAGCACCCGATGGCGTGGTCCTTGAAAGCCGGGCTATCACCGCTTTTGATACTGCTGGCGATCAGACGTTAAAGGATATCCTCAATCGAGCGGATATCTATGCGCAAGATGAGAGCGCAATGTTAGTGGCGCGCCTACTCTCACCAGAGAACGCGGAATTCATCGTGGATCTGTGCGCTGCGCCCGGCGGTAAGACAACACATCTCGCACATCTCATGGGCAATGCTGGGAAAATTATCGCCGTGGATGTCTCAGCCGAAAAAGTCGCCGTGTTGGAAAAAAATTGCCGACGTGTCGGGGCATGTAACGTTAAGACCCGAGTGCTTGACGCGACAAAAGCCGGTCTGAGTTTTATGAAAACTGCAGATGCCGTGCTAATTGACGCACCGTGCTCAGGGTTCGGGACACTCCGGCGGCATCCTGACATCCGGTGGAATAAGACCTTTGAACAGCTTCGCGCCCTCAGTGAAATACAATATAACCTATTAAAAAACGCAGCGCGATACATCAAACCCGGCGGCATCCTTGTCTACAGTACCTGTAGCATTGAACCGATCGAAAACGAAAAGGTGGTCCAGCGATTTTTGGCAGATTTTCCGATGTGGACGATAGAAAATGCTAAAGGTTTTCTGCCCGATGTGCCACCAAGTGTGATAACACCACAAGGCTTCGTCCAGACATTCCCACATGAACACGGCGTTGATGGCGCGTTTGCCGCACGTCTGCGAAGAGAAATTTAG
- the thiE gene encoding thiamine phosphate synthase produces MYAITDRHRCTPTPLADVVSELLDAGVNAIQLREKDLDNTELIGLAQPIAELCRNYNAKLFINTNTHIALEVGAAGVHLPANAESVEAVKARTENSLYVGCSVHSLDAAQRREAEGADFVTYSPIYRTASKPGYGPVVGVEHLAEMTESVKLPVFALGGITPVRVSECLAAGAFGVAVMSGVMSPTNAGEQARRYLDILG; encoded by the coding sequence TTGTATGCCATTACCGACAGACACCGATGCACACCCACCCCGTTAGCCGATGTCGTCTCGGAATTGTTAGATGCTGGCGTAAACGCCATCCAATTGCGTGAGAAGGATTTAGACAATACCGAGTTGATCGGACTGGCACAACCGATCGCTGAGTTGTGTCGAAATTATAATGCAAAACTTTTCATCAACACAAACACGCACATTGCACTCGAAGTCGGTGCAGCGGGGGTTCATCTGCCAGCGAATGCAGAATCGGTAGAGGCGGTGAAAGCGCGAACAGAGAACAGCCTCTATGTCGGATGCTCGGTGCATAGTCTTGATGCAGCGCAAAGACGAGAGGCGGAAGGTGCCGACTTCGTAACCTATAGCCCTATCTATCGGACAGCAAGCAAACCGGGATACGGTCCCGTTGTTGGCGTAGAGCACTTGGCAGAGATGACAGAGAGTGTTAAACTGCCGGTCTTCGCATTAGGTGGGATTACACCAGTAAGAGTTTCTGAGTGCTTAGCTGCGGGTGCTTTTGGCGTGGCTGTCATGTCAGGCGTTATGTCTCCGACAAATGCGGGAGAACAGGCGAGACGCTATCTTGATATTTTAGGTTAG
- the thiD gene encoding bifunctional hydroxymethylpyrimidine kinase/phosphomethylpyrimidine kinase produces MKQILTIAGSDSGGGAGIQADIKAISANGGFAMSAITSVTAQNTVAVTDAFDLPISLIEAQLDAVFTDFDVASVKTGMLSSSEIVAAVAGKLKEYTPPAIVVDPVMISKSKFPLLKAEAIDSLKTALIPLATVITPNVYEAELLAEQEIQSIDDAKSAAKAIAELGCHAVLVKGGHLIGDDATDVLYYNGEWSFFQAERVETENTHGTGCTYSAAIATQLAHGNQDLMEAVRTAKAYITGAIQHALDIGHGHGPTNHFFQT; encoded by the coding sequence ATGAAACAGATTTTAACGATTGCAGGCTCAGATTCAGGCGGAGGTGCCGGTATACAGGCGGATATCAAGGCGATTTCCGCGAATGGCGGTTTTGCAATGTCCGCGATTACCTCCGTTACCGCACAGAATACAGTCGCGGTGACCGACGCTTTTGATTTACCGATTTCGCTGATTGAGGCACAGTTGGACGCGGTCTTCACGGATTTTGATGTTGCCAGTGTCAAAACAGGAATGCTCTCCTCGTCGGAGATTGTTGCAGCGGTCGCTGGGAAATTAAAAGAATATACACCGCCTGCTATCGTCGTCGATCCGGTGATGATCTCCAAAAGCAAATTCCCGCTTTTGAAAGCGGAAGCGATTGATAGCCTCAAAACGGCATTGATTCCGCTGGCGACGGTGATTACACCTAATGTCTACGAGGCGGAATTGCTTGCAGAACAGGAGATCCAAAGCATAGATGACGCGAAAAGTGCTGCGAAAGCGATTGCTGAACTCGGTTGTCACGCCGTTCTCGTCAAAGGTGGACACCTTATCGGAGACGACGCAACCGATGTGCTTTATTACAACGGCGAGTGGTCTTTTTTTCAGGCGGAACGCGTTGAAACAGAAAACACGCACGGCACCGGTTGCACCTACTCAGCGGCGATTGCGACACAACTGGCGCACGGGAACCAAGATTTAATGGAGGCTGTCAGGACAGCGAAGGCGTATATTACAGGTGCTATTCAGCACGCCTTGGATATCGGACATGGACACGGTCCGACGAACCATTTTTTCCAGACGTAG
- a CDS encoding DUF2203 domain-containing protein, protein MQEKRYFTLEEANACIPDLVDEISQLRAIRNLLAGLHAEITPLLEVVSSNGGSKHTPALLKATADFEEILERIAARGCHLKGLDPGLVDFPHLREGREVYLCWRINENEIRYWHEIDGGFEGRQRL, encoded by the coding sequence ATGCAAGAAAAACGATACTTTACACTCGAAGAAGCCAACGCATGTATCCCCGACTTAGTTGATGAGATTTCACAGTTAAGAGCCATAAGAAACCTACTCGCAGGATTACATGCAGAAATCACACCACTTTTGGAGGTAGTCTCCTCTAACGGTGGCAGTAAGCACACCCCCGCACTCCTTAAAGCGACTGCCGACTTTGAGGAAATTTTGGAACGGATTGCGGCGCGTGGCTGTCATCTGAAAGGACTTGACCCCGGATTGGTCGATTTCCCACATCTCCGCGAGGGTCGGGAGGTCTATCTCTGCTGGCGCATCAACGAAAACGAGATCCGCTACTGGCATGAAATTGATGGCGGATTTGAGGGACGACAACGACTGTAG
- the murJ gene encoding murein biosynthesis integral membrane protein MurJ translates to MENETKSTDQQHQNVTRAAGVVSIAVLVSRILGLARETAIGYYFASKVSADAFYLAFRIPNFLRDMFGEGILSKAFITTFLATEAEDGEEAAWHLANRIFNLTLLVLVGITILGIAFAPTIVDVLARDDFDNSTDWATQPLQHFGFDSKVELAIYLTQLMFPYLLFVSFAAIAMGLLNSKGKFGIPACASTFFNVSSLAIGIGGYYVCPLFEIHPVTGMAIGVIVGGILQFLIQVPSMYRVGFRYRPMLSLRDPRVLQVLHLVGPAVLGVAAVQVNLLTNTFFITSDSGWLTWISRAYRVMHLPIGIFGVAISTVALPQLARYVTAGETQNFRNALSYALRLMLVLTIPAGIGLMMLSEPICRLLYEWGETVEEDTIRTGGLLFVYAFGLCGFSTLKIVTDGFYAYKDIRAPVIVSICAVMLNICLNYLFIFRGFFLDPRAVVFSTVLTVTLNCGILLLLLRRKVGGLGLRAVVPLTLKILIASAVMGFVCWLTNGVIESDWLGTEGIIPRTVAVFAPIGLGLLILAAMYKLLQVSEFDDILNIFKRRLGG, encoded by the coding sequence ATGGAAAATGAAACGAAATCCACGGACCAACAGCATCAAAACGTCACCCGTGCTGCAGGGGTTGTCAGCATCGCTGTGCTGGTATCTCGGATATTAGGGCTCGCCCGCGAAACGGCGATCGGGTACTATTTCGCTTCAAAAGTCAGTGCGGACGCTTTTTACCTCGCCTTCCGTATCCCGAACTTTCTGCGCGATATGTTCGGCGAAGGTATCTTGAGCAAAGCGTTTATTACGACATTCCTCGCGACGGAAGCCGAAGACGGCGAAGAAGCGGCGTGGCATCTTGCGAACCGTATCTTTAATCTGACGCTCCTCGTTTTAGTCGGTATCACAATTCTCGGTATCGCTTTTGCACCTACTATTGTTGATGTGTTGGCACGGGATGATTTTGATAATAGTACGGACTGGGCGACCCAGCCCCTACAACATTTCGGATTTGACAGTAAAGTTGAACTGGCAATCTATCTCACGCAGTTGATGTTTCCGTATCTACTATTTGTGTCATTTGCAGCAATTGCGATGGGGTTGTTGAACAGTAAGGGAAAGTTTGGTATTCCAGCCTGCGCATCCACTTTCTTTAATGTGAGTTCTCTTGCGATTGGGATAGGTGGTTACTATGTGTGTCCACTGTTCGAGATTCACCCCGTAACGGGTATGGCGATCGGCGTAATCGTCGGCGGTATCCTGCAGTTCCTGATTCAGGTGCCATCTATGTACCGTGTCGGCTTTCGGTATCGTCCGATGCTGAGCCTACGCGATCCGAGAGTGCTTCAAGTCCTTCATCTTGTTGGACCCGCCGTGTTAGGCGTTGCGGCGGTACAGGTGAACCTATTGACGAACACGTTCTTTATTACTTCCGATTCTGGATGGTTAACGTGGATTAGTCGGGCATACCGCGTCATGCATCTCCCTATCGGGATATTCGGTGTCGCGATTTCAACAGTAGCACTCCCACAACTCGCAAGGTACGTAACAGCCGGGGAGACGCAGAATTTTCGCAATGCGCTCTCTTATGCACTCCGTTTAATGCTGGTCTTAACAATTCCGGCTGGCATTGGACTCATGATGCTATCTGAACCGATTTGTCGTTTGCTCTACGAATGGGGTGAAACTGTCGAAGAAGACACAATCAGGACAGGCGGGCTTCTGTTCGTCTATGCCTTTGGTCTGTGTGGGTTCTCGACACTCAAAATTGTGACCGATGGGTTCTACGCCTACAAAGATATTCGCGCCCCTGTTATTGTGAGTATTTGCGCAGTGATGCTTAACATCTGCCTCAACTATCTCTTTATCTTTCGCGGATTCTTCTTGGACCCACGTGCCGTGGTCTTCTCAACGGTTTTGACGGTAACGCTGAATTGTGGTATCCTATTGTTGCTGCTCCGCCGAAAAGTCGGTGGGTTGGGGTTACGCGCGGTCGTTCCACTGACGCTTAAAATCTTGATCGCTTCGGCGGTGATGGGGTTCGTCTGCTGGCTGACAAATGGGGTCATTGAAAGCGATTGGCTCGGCACGGAAGGCATCATCCCACGCACTGTCGCAGTATTTGCCCCAATAGGGTTGGGGCTGCTGATACTCGCGGCGATGTATAAACTTTTACAGGTCTCCGAATTTGATGACATCTTGAATATATTCAAACGGCGACTCGGGGGTTGA